Proteins encoded in a region of the Manduca sexta isolate Smith_Timp_Sample1 chromosome 9, JHU_Msex_v1.0, whole genome shotgun sequence genome:
- the LOC119188871 gene encoding fatty acid-binding protein, heart-like: MEPYLNKKYVLVNSKHFEDYLTYIGVGYFAKKIALNLKPVQCLTLNEDGTHTFDFVSPITSSSVTFKSGEEFDEVKPDGVKVKSTITLDGNKMTHVQVEGNGRISKHVREFFHDKLIVTTTAPGLDKAVIREFKVME, from the exons ATGGAACCGTATCTGAACAAGAAATACGTGCTCGTTAATTCGAAACATTTTGAAGATTACCTCACGTATATAG GCGTGGGATATTTCGCAAAGAAGATAGCGCTCAATCTGAAACCCGTGCAGTGTTTGACCCTTAACGAAGACGGTACGCACACATTCGATTTCGTATCTCCCATCACTAGTTCATCAGTGACGTTCAAATCTGGAGAGGAATTCGACGAAGTGAAACCCGACGGTGTGAAG GTGAAATCGACCATCACATTAGACGGCAATAAGATGACACACGTGCAAGTAGAAGGCAACGGAAGGATCTCGAAACACGTCCGAGAATTCTTTCACGACAAACTTATAGTA acCACGACGGCTCCGGGCTTGGACAAGGCTGTGATTAGAGAATTTAAAGTAATGGAATAA
- the LOC115443305 gene encoding serine protease gd, with amino-acid sequence MEMWPEHKDAKNFFTTPINSFDGSPSLSGDRTARIVSAKCDTQFANYNHINMKRTCVSVVILGLFILFVDSQYAQSPCPSVFEYQADGPEVFGVVRLKSNGPVSSVHLRINFTVATHLFSSYVGRIEPIGNERALLNFNRGEPLTYRVHFPVMSPLPRLTHLIVNGNVLCYGSGDIPGPNQYVTTISLEHMLFLKSGGSTGFNNFNYPTKIPEAMVHFVGEFGNNAQLYTINDIDNNSWNTNYYSHDVPNSTRPTPTYVQQTPPPAHEPDYNYYYQEPTTQIPLQRPRQPPPAPPPPPQVISTPTRTQEISPTTPVQCGVIAGGNERVPLIFNGQSYSRGDWPWLVALYRRKEGSLTFICSGTLVSDRHVVTAAHCMQQKSKISTIKDIVVKVGVYNLEDWGDDISVTRTLTSANIHESYNAATLENDILVVTFEKKVEFNTYIRPACLWNGNTDLTRIVGASGVVAGWGTSELGPSGQGEPRMVRIPVVSTAQCRASKPEFHKLTSAKTLCAGDRKGSGPCTGDSGGGLYILDGGRWRIRGVVSLSLRPQNGDNTCNLNEYIVFTDTAQYLPWMRNIMSKNLYD; translated from the exons ATGGAAATGTGGCCCGAGCACAAGGACGCGAAAAATTTCTTCACGACTCCCATTAATTCGTTCGACGGCAGTCCTTCGCTGTCCGGAGACAGAACAGCACGTATTGTTAGCGCAAAATGCGATACGCAATTCGCAAATTATAATCACATAAACATGAAACGGACGTGTGTCAGTGTTGTTATTTTaggactttttatattatttgtcgaCTCCCAGTACGCCCAGTCGCCTTGTCCGTCTGTGTTTGAGTACCAGGCCGATGGGCCTGAAGTGTTTGGGGTGGTGCGGTTGAAGTCAAATGGGCCAGTGTCCTCCGTCCATCTTAGAATTAACTTCACAGTTGCAACGcatttattttct AGTTATGTCGGTAGAATAGAACCTATCGGCAATGAGCGAGCACTTCTCAACTTCAACCGAGGCGAGCCACTCACGTACCGGGTTCACTTCCCGGTGATGTCCCCGTTGCCGCGACTGACTCACTTGATCGTCAATGGCAACGTGTTATGCTATGGGTCTGGAG atATACCAGGCCCAAATCAATACGTGACAACGATAAGTCTGGAACACATGCTGTTCTTGAAATCTGGTGGCAGTACCGGCTTCAACAATTTCAACTATCCGACCAAGATCCCCGAAGCGATGGTACACTTCGTCGGCGAGTTTGGGAACAACGCTCAATTGTACACCATTAATGATATAGACAACAATTCGTGGAATACAA ATTACTACTCCCACGACGTGCCAAACAGCACTCGCCCTACTCCAACTTACGTGCAGCAGACACCGCCACCAGCACATGAGCCAGATTATAATTACTACTACCAGGAGCCTACTACACAGATACCGCTGCAGAGGCCGCGACAACCACCacccgcgccgccgccaccgccgcaaGTCAT ATCAACCCCAACCAGAACCCAAGAGATATCTCCAACAACGCCTGTTCAATGCGGCGTCATAGCTGGAGGCAATGAACGAGTCCCTCTCATATTCAACGGGCAGTCGTACTCGCGGGGTGACTGGCCGTGGCTTGTCGCTCTTTATAGAAGAAAGGAAGGCAGCTTGACCTTCATCTGTTCTGGAACTTTAGTCTCAGATCGACATGTTGTTactg CTGCTCACTGCATGCAACAAAAGAGCAAAATATCGACGATTAAAGACATTGTAGTCAAAGTAGGAGTATACAATTTGGAAGATTGGGGAGATGACATCAGTGTTACTAGGACGCTCACTTCCGCTAACATACACGAATCGTATAACGCTGCAACCTTAGAGA ATGATATCTTAGTGGTAACATTTGAGAAAAAAGTTGAATTTAACACTTATATCCGGCCTGCGTGTCTCTGGAATGGAAATACCGATCTAACCAGGATCGTTGGAGCTTCTGGTGTG GTGGCTGGTTGGGGTACCAGTGAGTTAGGCCCGAGCGGTCAAGGGGAACCACGTATGGTTCGAATCCCAGTTGTGAGCACGGCGCAGTGCAGAGCGAGCAAACCAGAGTTCCACAAATTAACTTCTGCTAAGACGCTATGTGCAG GTGATCGCAAAGGCTCAGGTCCATGCACCGGGGATTCCGGAGGAGGTCTTTATATTCTGGATGGAGGACGTTGGAGAATTCGCGGAGTGGTCTCCCTTTCTCTTCGACCTCAAAACGGAGATAACACTTGTAACTTAAATGAGTACATTGTCTTCACAGACACAGCACAGTATCTTCCCTGGATGAGAAATATAATGTCGAAAAACTTGTATGATTAA